CAACTTTAGTTAATGGTCTTTTATAATGTTGTTTAAATGATTTTAAGGTCATGTAAGTTCTACGTTCGCTAATGACTCTACGTTTTACACCAATTTTATTTCCTTTTTTTATTAAATTATCAACTAATACTAAAGTATCATTTCCTTTAATTTTTAATTTATCAAAGTCTTCTTTTAAAACATCTTGATGGTAAATTGTTCTATACATCTTCAAAGGTATATAGGCAGTACCATCATTATTCCAAATAATATTATTCTGAGAATAACAATTTAAAATTGATATTAAAAGAATAACGATAAAGTAAATGTATCTATTCATTTTTTATTTAATCAAATATGGACTATAGATATACAAATAAATAGTCTTGTAATTGTATTAAGATAATATCTAAAAACTTCATTAAATGCTTCTTTAAACCTGTAAAATTCCCAAATTAAACTTCTTTTCAATAGGAGCGTGGTTAGCGGCTTCAATACCCATACTAATCCAAGTTCTAGTATCTAACGGATCAATGACCCCATCTGTCCAAATCCTAGATGCGGCATAATAGGGAGAAACTTGATTGTCGTATCTGTTTTTTATCTTATTAAAAAGTTCATCTTCTTTTGCTTTGGTAATTTTTTCTCCCTTTTTCTCTAAAGATGCTTTTTCAATTTGTAGTAATACTTTGGCTGCCGAATTACCACTCATTACAGCCAGTTCTGCACTTGGCCAAGCAAAAATAAGTCGTGGGTCATAGGCTTTTCCACACATGGCATAGTTACCAGCTCCGTAACTATTACCAATTATAACGGTGAATTTTGGTACCACAGAATTACTCACGGCATTTACCATTTTGGCTCCATCTTTTATAATGCCTCCATGTTCTGATTTACTACCTACCATAAATCCTGTTACATCTTGTAAAAATACTAATGGAATTTTCTTTTGGTTACAATTAGCAATAAAACGTGTGGCTTTATCAGCACTGTCAGAATAAATAACCCCTCCAAATTGCATTTCTCCTTTAGCTGTTTTCACAACTTTCCGCTGATTGGCAACAATACCAACGGCCCAACCATCAATACGGGCATACGCCGTAATTAATGATTTACCATAACCTGCTTTATATTCATCATATTCAGAATTATCAACTAAACGTTTAATAATTTCGAACATGTCATATTGTTCAGCTCTTGACTTAGGTAAGATACCGTAAATTTCTTCGGGATTATCCTTTGGATCTATAGCTTTTGCACGATTATAACCTGCTTTATCAAAATCGCCAATTTTATCAACAATATTCTTAATCGTATCCAACGCATCTTTGTCATCTTTTGCTTTATAATCTGTTACTCCAGAAATTTCACAATGTGTTGTTGCTCCTCCTAATGTTTCATTATCAATACTTTCTCCAATGGCAGCTTTTACCAAATAACTCCCCGCAAGGAAAATACTTCCTGTTTTATCTACAATTAAGGCCTCATCACTCATAATAGGTAAGTATGCCCCTCCAGCAACACAACTGCCCATAACGGCAGCTATTTGGGTAATGCCCATGCTACTCATTATAGCATTATTTCTAAAAATGCGACCGAAATGTTCTTTATCAGGAAAAATTTCATCCTGCAAGGGCAAATATACACCTGCAGAATCTACTAAATAAATAATAGGAAGTCTATTTTCAATAGCAATTTCTTGAGCTCTTAAATTCTTTTTACCTGTAATTGGAAACCAAGCACCCGCTTTAACAGTAGCGTCGTTGGCAACAACAATACATTGTTTACCTTTTACATAACCAATTTTAACCACGACACCACCTGAAGGACATCCACCATGTTCCGTATACATTCCTTCTCCAGCAAAAGCAGCTATTTCTATACGATTAGAATTATTATCTAACAAATAATCTATACGTTCTCTAGCCGTCAGTTTGCCCTTAGCATGTTGCTTTTCGATACGTTTTTTACCACCACCATTATAAACATTACGCAATTTATCTCTGAGAGCTCCAACTTGTAATTTGTTGTGATCTTCGTTTTTATTAAAATTTATATCCATAAAATTGATTTCGATAGCATTGGCTAAAATACAAAAATAAACGATTTTTAATTTCGTATCTTTGATAAAATCTTACTATTTAAACCATATTTTATTTAATGCATAAAAAGAAAATTATTGCTTTTGCAGGAAGTAACAGTAAGCAATCTATAAATAAGAAACTGGTTGTTTTAGCATCGAAACAATTAAGTAATGCAGATGTAGCTGTATTAGATTTGAATGATTTTGATTTACCTCTCTATGGTATTGATGAAGAAAACGAAAATGGATACCCAGAAGCTGCCCAACGATTTAATGAATTATTAAATAATTCGGACGGTATTATTCTTTCTTTAGCAGAGCATAATGGAGCCTATTCTGTAGCTTTTAAAAATATTTTTGATTGGGTATCTCGAATTGATAAGTTAGTTTGGAAAAACAAACCGATGTTGCTCATGTCAACAGCACCTGGTGGTAGGGGCGGAGCTTCAGTTATGGAAATTGCATTGGGTAAATTTCCAAGAATGGGTGCTGATATTATAGCTAATTTTTCATTGCCTTTTTTTAATGATAATTATAGTGAAACAGGTATTACAGATAAAGAAATAAATATTGAATTTTTAAAAGGAATTTACAATTTTGAAAAGGCTTTACAAAAATGAAATCTTCAAAAGAAATAATAAAAGAGTATAGTAGTCAAGAATTATAAACCTAATGTTTGTATCCATTCAAGGTTATTTTGGAAAGGATTATTACACGTTTTTAACCCACAAAACAGACCTTGGGTAAACATGGAAGGAGCTACTTCAAAGCGTATTGAGAATCAAGTAAATGCATGTCCGTCAGGGGCACTAACTATTAAAAAAGATTTAAATAAAGAAATTATGAAAAGTGAAAATATAAAAATAACCTTAGCGGAAAACGGCCCATTATTAGTCAATGGAACTTGTGCAGTAACCAAAATAGATGGTTCAATTGATATTAAAGAGAAAGTTACCGCCTTTTGCAGGTGTGGTGCCTCAAATAATAAACCATATTGTGATGGGGAACATAAAAAAATAAATTTTATAGGTTAGATTTTATGTAACTGCACTTCTTCAAAATTATATTGACATAAAAGGTTACAACGATGCGTTAACCGTTGTCAGTTTTTTAGTGAAAAAGGAATATAATAATGCTTTGATCGTTTGCTCAATCTGCAATTGATAAAACAGTAAAATAATTAAATATAATGACTTGATTTTGTTTTAATAATTAATAACTAAAAATTAGAAAATGGAAATAATCATTTATGGTAAAAAGGGAGATGCACATACCGTGGCATTTAAAAACTTTTTAAGAATGGCGGAAATTGATTTCATTTATAAAAATTTAGCTATTGACGAAGAAGCGATAAGGCATACTAAAGAATTATATGATGGAGCTGTTAAATACCCAACATTAATAATAGATGGTGAAGTGTATTTAACCCCAACTTCAGATACTTTTAACAAAGTGATGAAAGAACTGCACTTAAGAGGCTAAATTTTGACGTTTTCTAATTGTATGTGCCATTTATTGGCATTTCTAAATATTTGTAACGATATTTGCTCTACCAACTAAACTTCTAAAAATTATGATTATGAACAAAAATACCGTATTGGGTTATGCCACATTAATAATGATTGCAATGGGTGTAATATTAATTGCCCTTGGAGCCTTTAGATATGATGATGTTGCTGGATGGGGTTTTGCTGCTGTAGGAATCGGTTTCTTTGCAAATGCATGGGTGTTTAATGCACTCAAAGGACGTGTGTAAAAAGAATTCATTCGTTCTCCTTATTATGATAAGAGAATTATGATACTTTTAAAGGATAATTATACTACCTAGAGCTTGTAGTAAAAGTTTCAAAAATTAATAATAAAATAAATAATTAGTAAAATAATGGCTGACGATAAAAAAGTTATCTTTTCAATGAATAAGGTTTCAAAAACCTTTCAAAGTACCAATAAACAAGTATTAAAAGATATCTATTTAAGCTTCTTTTATGGAGCCAAAATTGGAATATTAGGACTCAACGGTTCTGGTAAATCTACCTTGCTTAAAATAATTGCTGGGATAGAAAAAAATTACCAAGGTGATGTTGTTTTTGCTCCAGGCTATAAGGTTGGTTATTTAGAACAAGAGCCGAAATTAGATGAAACTAAAACTGTAATTGATATTGTTAAAGAAGGTGTAGCAGAGACAGTTGCAATTCTTGATGAATATAATAAGATTAATGACATGTTTGGATTGGAAGAAGTATATTCTGATGCAGATAAGATGGAGAAACTAATGGCTCAACAAGCAGAACTTCAAGATAAAATTGATGCTTCTAATGCATGGGAATTAGACACTAAGCTAGAAATTGCTATGGACGCTTTAAGAACTCCTGAAGGTGATACCCCTATTAAGAATTTATCTGGTGGTGAAAGACGACGTGTTGCGTTGTGTAGATTATTATTACAAGAACCTGAAATTTTATTATTAGATGAGCCAACAAACCATTTAGATGCGGAATCTGTTCATTGGTTAGAACATCATTTAGCTCAATATAAAGGAACTGTAATAGCGGTAACGCATGATAGATATTTTCTAGATAATGTAGCGGGATGGATTTTGGAACTAGATAGAGGTGAAGGTATTCCTTGGAAAGGGAATTATTCTTCTTGGTTAGATCAAAAGTCAAAACGATTGGCACAAGAAAGCAAAACAGCTTCTAAGCGTCAAAAGACCTTAGAACGAGAGTTAGATTGGGTACGTCAAGGAGCGAAAGGAAGACAAACCAAGCAGAAAGCAAGGTTAAAGAATTATGATAAACTGTTGAGTCAAGACCAAAAACAACTGGATGAAAAGTTAGAAATTTACATTCCTAATGGTCCACGATTGGGGACAAATGTTATCGAAGCCAAAGGAGTGAGTAAAGCATTTGGTGATAAATTATTATATGACAATTTAAACTTTAACTTACCTCAAGCAGGTATCGTAGGTATTATTGGTCCTAACGGTGCCGGTAAAACCACTATTTTTAAAATGATAATGGGTGAGGAAAAACCAGATAAGGGTGAATTCATAGTAGGAGAAACTGCTAAAATTGCCTATGTAGATCAAGCACATTCAAACATTGATCCCGACAAGAGCATATGGCAAAACTTTTCCGATGAGCAAGATTTAATTTTAATGGGAGGAAAGCAGGTTAATTCTAGAGCTTATTTAAGCCGATTTAACTTTTCTGGTAGTGAGCAAAATAAAAAAGTAAATACCCTTTCAGGTGGTGAGCGTAACAGATTACATTTAGCCATGACTTTAAAAGAAGAGGGTAATGTATTACTTTTAGATGAGCCTACTAATGACTTAGATGTAAATACGTTAAGAGCACTTGAGGAAGGGCTAGAAAGTTTTGCGGGCTGTGCAGTTGTTATTAGTCACGACCGTTGGTTTTTAGATAGAATTTGTACACATATTTTAGCATTTGAAGGTGACAGTGAAGTTTATTTCTTTGAAGGTGGGTTTAGTGAGTATGAAGAAAATAAGAAACAACGTTTGGGGGGTGATTTAATGCCAAAACGTATTAAATATAAAAAGTTAATTCGTTAATCTATGTTCTAAAGCTTTTACATTAAAATGAAGATACCTGTAAAATTATATTTTTTAATTGCTTTTCTAATTATGCCAATGGCATTTTGTGCTCAAAATAAGGAGCCAAATGTGTTTTTGATCACATTAGATGGAGTGAGATGGCAAGAAGTATTTACAGGTATAGATTCTAAATTAATAGAAAATGAAAGTTACACAGAAAATAAGGAACAATTAATAAGTTTATTTGAAGGAAATACCCCAGAAGAAAAAAGAAAAAAATTGATGCCTTTTTTCTGGAATACTATTGCAACCAAAGGACAATTGTATGGTAACAGAAATGCAGGGAGTAAAGTTGACGTAATTAACAAAATGGTCTTTTCATATCCTGGCTATAATGAGATTCTAAGTGGTTTTTCTGATGATGAAAATATCGATAGCAATAGTAAAAAGTATAATAAAAACTCAACAATTTTAGAGAAAGTAAATAATTTACCTGCTTACAAGGGTAAAGTTGCCGCATTTGCTAGTTGGGATGTCTTTCCTTATATAATTAATGATAAGCGTAGTGGAATACCAGTAAATGCTGGTTATATGGATGCTTCCGAAAATTTAAATGCTCAAGAAGTTTTATTAAATGAAATGCAATGGCAGGCACCTGTTATTTGGAAAAATGTACGTTTAGACGTCTTTACCCATCATTTTGCAAAGGAATATATAAAGAAGAATAATCCGAAATTAGTATATATCGCATATGGTGAAACAGATGATTTTGCTCATGACGGATCGTTTGATTCTTATATAAAGTCTTTAAAAAATACGGATACGTTGATTGAAGATTTATGGAACTATGTTCAA
The nucleotide sequence above comes from Aureibaculum algae. Encoded proteins:
- a CDS encoding acyl-CoA carboxylase subunit beta, translated to MDINFNKNEDHNKLQVGALRDKLRNVYNGGGKKRIEKQHAKGKLTARERIDYLLDNNSNRIEIAAFAGEGMYTEHGGCPSGGVVVKIGYVKGKQCIVVANDATVKAGAWFPITGKKNLRAQEIAIENRLPIIYLVDSAGVYLPLQDEIFPDKEHFGRIFRNNAIMSSMGITQIAAVMGSCVAGGAYLPIMSDEALIVDKTGSIFLAGSYLVKAAIGESIDNETLGGATTHCEISGVTDYKAKDDKDALDTIKNIVDKIGDFDKAGYNRAKAIDPKDNPEEIYGILPKSRAEQYDMFEIIKRLVDNSEYDEYKAGYGKSLITAYARIDGWAVGIVANQRKVVKTAKGEMQFGGVIYSDSADKATRFIANCNQKKIPLVFLQDVTGFMVGSKSEHGGIIKDGAKMVNAVSNSVVPKFTVIIGNSYGAGNYAMCGKAYDPRLIFAWPSAELAVMSGNSAAKVLLQIEKASLEKKGEKITKAKEDELFNKIKNRYDNQVSPYYAASRIWTDGVIDPLDTRTWISMGIEAANHAPIEKKFNLGILQV
- a CDS encoding CDGSH iron-sulfur domain-containing protein, which gives rise to MHSRLFWKGLLHVFNPQNRPWVNMEGATSKRIENQVNACPSGALTIKKDLNKEIMKSENIKITLAENGPLLVNGTCAVTKIDGSIDIKEKVTAFCRCGASNNKPYCDGEHKKINFIG
- the ettA gene encoding energy-dependent translational throttle protein EttA, with product MADDKKVIFSMNKVSKTFQSTNKQVLKDIYLSFFYGAKIGILGLNGSGKSTLLKIIAGIEKNYQGDVVFAPGYKVGYLEQEPKLDETKTVIDIVKEGVAETVAILDEYNKINDMFGLEEVYSDADKMEKLMAQQAELQDKIDASNAWELDTKLEIAMDALRTPEGDTPIKNLSGGERRRVALCRLLLQEPEILLLDEPTNHLDAESVHWLEHHLAQYKGTVIAVTHDRYFLDNVAGWILELDRGEGIPWKGNYSSWLDQKSKRLAQESKTASKRQKTLERELDWVRQGAKGRQTKQKARLKNYDKLLSQDQKQLDEKLEIYIPNGPRLGTNVIEAKGVSKAFGDKLLYDNLNFNLPQAGIVGIIGPNGAGKTTIFKMIMGEEKPDKGEFIVGETAKIAYVDQAHSNIDPDKSIWQNFSDEQDLILMGGKQVNSRAYLSRFNFSGSEQNKKVNTLSGGERNRLHLAMTLKEEGNVLLLDEPTNDLDVNTLRALEEGLESFAGCAVVISHDRWFLDRICTHILAFEGDSEVYFFEGGFSEYEENKKQRLGGDLMPKRIKYKKLIR
- a CDS encoding NADPH-dependent FMN reductase, whose protein sequence is MHKKKIIAFAGSNSKQSINKKLVVLASKQLSNADVAVLDLNDFDLPLYGIDEENENGYPEAAQRFNELLNNSDGIILSLAEHNGAYSVAFKNIFDWVSRIDKLVWKNKPMLLMSTAPGGRGGASVMEIALGKFPRMGADIIANFSLPFFNDNYSETGITDKEINIEFLKGIYNFEKALQK
- a CDS encoding sulfatase-like hydrolase/transferase, with the protein product MKIPVKLYFLIAFLIMPMAFCAQNKEPNVFLITLDGVRWQEVFTGIDSKLIENESYTENKEQLISLFEGNTPEEKRKKLMPFFWNTIATKGQLYGNRNAGSKVDVINKMVFSYPGYNEILSGFSDDENIDSNSKKYNKNSTILEKVNNLPAYKGKVAAFASWDVFPYIINDKRSGIPVNAGYMDASENLNAQEVLLNEMQWQAPVIWKNVRLDVFTHHFAKEYIKKNNPKLVYIAYGETDDFAHDGSFDSYIKSLKNTDTLIEDLWNYVQENEFYKNNTYFIITTDHGRGVGVEKSSSWTSHGKEVVGATQTWLAVLGPKIVAKGEIKEDTQLYNNQVAATVLELLKVSVSKEKMGEPVPTILE
- a CDS encoding CAL67264 family membrane protein produces the protein MIMNKNTVLGYATLIMIAMGVILIALGAFRYDDVAGWGFAAVGIGFFANAWVFNALKGRV
- a CDS encoding thioredoxin domain-containing protein, whose protein sequence is MEIIIYGKKGDAHTVAFKNFLRMAEIDFIYKNLAIDEEAIRHTKELYDGAVKYPTLIIDGEVYLTPTSDTFNKVMKELHLRG